TGTGATAAAAAGGGTTTTCTTACGCAGTCATTGCGAGGAACGAAGCAATCTAGCCTCGTTAATAAAGGAGATTCTCATACAAATCTATCCAATCAGGATTAATGGTTTTTATTAGATGTAGTTTTTGCTCTCTTGAACCTCCCTTGATCTGTTTTTCTCGTGCAATTGCAGATTCCATAGTTTCATGCGGTTCATAAAATACCAACAATTTGCATCCGTATTTTTTTGTAAAGCCTTTGACGAATCCCTGCTTATGTTCATGGATTCGTTTGGCGAGATTAGATGTTACTCCAACATAAAGAGTGCCATTTTCTTTGTTAGTAACAATATAGACTGCGGGCTGTTTCATAAACAATATTTCTTTGTGAGGCTCGATTGCTTCGTTCCTCGCAATGACGGCGATCGAATACCAATAATGCTATAGCCAGTCTGACACATCTCATAAATATCAATACGATAAAATTTGATTTTTATATAAACCTGTTACGTCGAACTCACGTTAGTTAAAAAGCCGCTAACATGATCATATTATTAATTGTCCCACAGCTGTGGGACAATTAGCTTTTTCAGAAACACCCCGTAATTTACTTCATCTTTTTCAATTTTTTCAGTCCCGCTTCGATTTCTTCAATAGAAGGTAGCTTACCTTTAAATTCTTTTGGCAACGATTCTACCAATTTAGTTGTATAACTCGATATGCCTATCGGTTTTTTAATATCTCTTAAAGCATATTCCGCAACATAATTATTTTTTGACCTACACAATAGTAAGCCAATAGTTGGTTGATCGCTCGGAATTCGCAATAGATCGTCTATGGCAGATAAATAAAAATTAAGCTTTCCTGCATACTCTGGAATAAATTCTGTATTTTTAAGTTCAACAACAATAAAACAGCGCAATGTGAGATGATAAAATAATAGATCAATATAAAAGTCCTGTTCACCTACCTCTACGTGATACTGTTGTCCCACGAAAGAAAATCCTTGCCCTAACTCAAGTAAAATTTTTTCAGTGATTTTTACACCCCAACCTTCAGATGCAATTTTGTCTAAAAGAACTTTCTCCATGTGCCATAACTCTTGCGTAACCGATAATGTAGCTTTCAGCTGTGTTTGGGCTATATCTTGTTTAATAGTATCTAGAAATTGTGCATATTGCTTAGGTTCTAAATCAATATTTTCATCTTTTATTATCTTATTTTTTTTTATTGGATTACGCATGGCACTCCATTGTATATAATACGATTGTCTATGAATATCCATTGAATATACATAATCACTTATATTTTTCTACACGCAGCAACAGAGAAATCAAAATATGGTAACTAAAAAAACCGCTCATATAGCCGTATCCCACAGCTGTGAGACAATTAAGCTCTTGATCAAATTATATTCACAATTTACTGATTATTGGCCCTACTGCCTCCGCATCCCGTTTTTTCTGGACTTCCTGAAGATATGTAGCAATTTCTTTGGACTTTATACTTTCAGCAATCTCCAAAGCAGTTTTGCCATATTTATCTTTAATATCAATATCCGCACCTGCACTTACTAAGAACTGTGCTACGTCCAACCTCCCTATCATCGCTGCCTCCATTAATGGCGTTATACCTTGCTGATTTTTAGCGTTAAGATCAGCTCCCCGCGCCAACAGTTTTTTGATGCGTTTTATTGCATCGGGTTGCCTTACGGCTTCAAAAATACTCATTTCCGTTAGACGTTCAATCGCAGATTCAACTACTGACCGCTCCTGAGATGTCAGAGGCTTTTGCTGCGCTGTAGGTTCTGCGCCATAAACAGCCTTAGCATAATATCGAGAGCCTGCGCGCTCTGCAAAAATTTTGCTCGCCACAATTTTAACAGCTTCTTTCGACTCTCTTAATTGCTCTGCTGAAAGAGTCGTAAATCGAAACATCTTTGCTCCTAGAGCAGGATTTAATAAAG
This region of Candidatus Babeliales bacterium genomic DNA includes:
- a CDS encoding GIY-YIG nuclease family protein; translated protein: MKQPAVYIVTNKENGTLYVGVTSNLAKRIHEHKQGFVKGFTKKYGCKLLVFYEPHETMESAIAREKQIKGGSREQKLHLIKTINPDWIDLYENLLY
- a CDS encoding PDDEXK nuclease domain-containing protein, translating into MRNPIKKNKIIKDENIDLEPKQYAQFLDTIKQDIAQTQLKATLSVTQELWHMEKVLLDKIASEGWGVKITEKILLELGQGFSFVGQQYHVEVGEQDFYIDLLFYHLTLRCFIVVELKNTEFIPEYAGKLNFYLSAIDDLLRIPSDQPTIGLLLCRSKNNYVAEYALRDIKKPIGISSYTTKLVESLPKEFKGKLPSIEEIEAGLKKLKKMK